From the genome of Solanum lycopersicum chromosome 7, SLM_r2.1:
CATTCACTTgaatttatttcattcattgTGGACTTGTGTGAATTAGAGATTACTTCCACAACAACCGTAAGAGAGTTGACATTGCGAAAAGCTTATCATCAAGAGACAGTGAtgcattttatgaaaaaattccCTCTACTTGAGAAACTCAAGATAGATGATTGCACTATCTTAAGTGAAGCTGAGATTAATCCATTGCCAACAGTACGGAATTTGACATTGCGAAGAGCTTATCATGAAGAGACATTGTTGAATTTTATAGGAAAATTCCCTCTACTTGAGAAACTCGAGATAGATGATTGCAGTATCTTAAGTGAAGCTGAGATTAATCCAATGCCAACGGTACAGAAGTTGACATTGCGTAATGTTTGTCAAGAAAATACGGCATGGGcggtttttttagaaaaattcccTCTACTTGAGAAACTCCTGATAGATGATTGTGATATGGTAAGTGAATTTGAGACTGGTCCATTGCCAACAGTAAGGAATCTGACATTGTGTAATGTTAGAGAAAAATATACGACATGGACGGATTTTATCAACAAATTCACTCTACTTGAGAAACTGATCATAGCTGATTGTAAGTTGCAAATGCTTCATCTTTCTCAACCAAATTTGGCTAGCTTGGTGCTGATGGATTGCATTGTAGAAGACGAGGTACAAATAAATTCATCCAAGTTAAAATCGTTGGAGTTCAAGGGTCGTCTCACAAAAATTAAGGGCATAGAAGATCTGAAAGAATTGGAATTCGTTAAGGTATATTTAGATCCTGTAAGGCTTTCTAAATGCTGGTACAGATGGTTTAGGGATATTTTGAAGTCGTGTGCTCGTTCCAAGCATTTGAGTGTGATCTGCAATAGTAAAAAGGTAACCCTTTTTCTGTCTTCCATATGCATACGATGTTCTGCATTTCTTCCAAGTACTCTCTTTCAACTTCAACGTCATATAGTCATTGTTGTCAATATAATGGGACACCAGAACGAGTATACGATTGTTCGGTTTTCTGAGTTGCTTTTTGATGGTTGTCAGGTTATCATCAATCCTAAATATGTAACAGACATATTGCCAGTAACTAATATGGAGCATCTGGAGTTGGAAATTATTTCACGTCATGGTACTTTTGAAGAGGTTATAGATGACTTCATTAGTATCCTTCCAGATTTGAAGACTTCGTCATTGACTTTGGGTTACACCACAAAGTTCTTCCAGGTAATCTACAACTCCAATTGGCTTTTCCACAGTTAACTTTTGTCTGGTCGTAACAACTAGTGCTGGCAATGACTAAGGATGAATCATAGAATGAATGACTGTTTTAGTATTTGTTACTTTTCGTGTCTCTGATTGTGCTTGACAAACATCATGTTCTATTATTTGCAATTGCAGTTTAGTAGAGCGGATAATGTGCTCTCAGCAAAAGAAGTGCCCAATCCAAACCTGATAAGATTTTGAGATTGGAGAAGTTGTGCAGCCAAATAATTGTTCCATGATTTGAAAGAATGCTTTTGTTCTGCTTCTTTTGACAAAAACTGATGAAGTTACTGTTTGTTTCTGTACATTTCGGAGAAGAAATATTTTGCTCATTCAAGGTTGATTTGCTATGTTTCATTACTCTATTTCGTATTTTTTACAACAAGtctcatttttattcttttttattgagCATGAAATTATTCAGAGAATAGATGCACTGAAGTTTCCACCTTATTAGCACCACATAGGCAGCATTTGTCATCTTCAACTGGTATTTGCAACCTACACTTCCTCTCTTTCCTTAGCAGCTTACCTTGATAGAAAATTTTGTTGAGGTTATACAGTTCATCACTAATCGTATGAATGTCTTCGGAAAGCCATAGCCCTGTAGTGCCTCCTCAATGAACTCCCATATCATAAGCCTTCCCTGAGGTCTCTATCTTCATCATACACCGCGGGGATGTCTTTCTCTTGTAATGCCTTAGAAGGTCGTAACATATCAACACATTATGCACTAGTGACCTTCCTGTAACAAAGGCTGCCTGATTTTCTGCGACAATATAGCTAACAGCTCCTTCCACAGATCATCTTGGAAATTATCTTGTACAACACATTACAACATGATATAGGTCTGAATTGGCCTGCATTTTGAGGGGTTAGTGATATCACAGTAGCATTCAACTGTTGCAGTAGCTTACCATTTTTAAATAGTTGCATTTTTATAGTCATGaatggataaaaaaataaatcatgcgACAAGATtgtctaatttattttaatgagaAATGGAGCGTGAAATATATGTATTGTTTAAGTAAAGCTCTAGAATTAGTATCCTTGAATGACAGTTTCTTTCAATTATAAAACAGTTCTTAAACAGTACTTCCTCcgtttaaaaagaaatattcatgtttcttttttagtttatttcaaaaagaataatccgtttttctttttttggcatcattttaattttaactcttcacgtgacatgtttaagaccacaataTTATAGGACATTTTGGtagatttgacataattttaatttagaaccacaagattaaaaaatattccttctttttcttaaattttgttccaagtcaaactaggtgatCCTATTTGAAACGAAGGGTGTAGTAAAAATGTACGTTCAAAttctattttcaattttaaatagtaGTCTTTTAATAGATGAGAAGATGAAAGATGCAAATCATAATTAGACTAGGTAAAAGAATTTAACATTATGATTAATTACTGTTGTGAACTTGGAATCTAGTCTAGTTTGAATGGATAGGAAGATGAAATATAAggaataaaattattcaatttaagattttcatttttaaaaatcacttagatacaattatgaataaaataaattttgacatgataaaataaattattttttttaatttcatatatacatgtacttcacaaataattacaatttaaataaacTCGTGCCagataaaataatttgtatatttaggTGGCAGTCATGTGGATCTTTATTCCATGTAAGACGCTTACGTGTTGAGTCACGTGGCTTATTTTTTCCACATCAGATGCCACGACATGAGGTTAACGGAGCTATTAAATTGGAGAATATTTGTGGTCTCTTATGTTAAGAACAAGGGTATTTTTTGAGCCAAAAATGAAACAGAGGGTATATTTGCTCTATTTCAAATAGTTTGACGTTACTTTTGATCCTATTccgtttaattaatattattcatCTTAATTCCTTGTTATGACAAAAGTATTGAGTAGTTTAACTGTGTATTTgttcatattcaaaattaaaggaCATAAATGTGAAATTAGACCAAATTAAAGAGCTTATTAATGTATTATGTTTTGAATCTAATAGGATCATGTATCGAGTTGTTGGTACGGTCATATCAATTTCAAGAATGAGTTTGTGTTAAATCTTGGTTTTTTTAGTTCCGATGTCATAGTATTTTCCCAAATTAATCTAAATCATCTAAGCCAATAATTTCTTATTACTAACTAAACATTAGAAATAggtaagaaaattatttatttacctaccaaacaagtaagaaaattatttataaagaaaacaaattcaTTTGTGGGAAAATTTTTTACTAAGCTCCTCTTCTCTttgttctaaaaaaaatttaatctaaatttttaaattcatacctcttatataaaaaaaaaattgttcaagaTATGTGCAGAAAATTCATATACTTAAACGATTATTTATTCTTCTTCCTTAATTTAGTCAAGGTTCAATACTTTACAGACAAAAATTGCATATTATTGATTAGATATTCAAGCCAATATGGAAATCACTAGAGGaattaaatgtttttgttgCAAAATTATTTCAGAGCAACCCGTAGATAAGATTCAAGGGAGAATGCACAAGTATTCCTTAAATTACGatcgaaatcccagagacataccttaattaaactaagatcctattacgcctctaaactttttttttttaattttatatacattttatcTTGCATGACACATTTCGTGACTCCACGTAATTGAGGCGCGTGggagatatttggatgtcacGTAAGtaaaaaaggtgcacaaaattacaaaaaaaaaatatgttcaatgggggcaataggaccttagtttagttaaggtgtatTTCTGAAATTTCAGTCATAATGTAGGGAGCTTGTGCATTTTCTCAGGATTTAATAATCTTTTCAATGTTTATCTCTAAAGCGCCTAATTTGGGTGTATTTCACGCATTTTGTCAGGTAGAATTCGActgttttttttaaagttttggaTAATTAAAGTATCTTTTGTACAATGACAAAGTTAAAtgtcaaaattataatttaaaatcaaataagggTCCAATTTATTACGTAAATATAGAGCATATAACCAAGAACATTTGTCATCTTCGTAAACCTAAAAGTTTAGCATTTTAACTTCTTCTGGTTCATCTAATTTGTTTCACCTCCGTCTGAAAATGCCGAAGAGAAGAAGGTATTACGGACGTAAAAAACCCccaaaacaacaaagaaattcGGTGGACAGAATTTCCAATTTGCCAATTGAAATCATACGTGAAATTCACTTTCGCCTTCCACGGATCGATGCAGTGAAAACTAgtattttgtccaaaaaatggCAAAGCATTTGGGCATCTCATCCTAGAATTTTCTTGGACGAAATTGATTTTGGTGCCGACTATTCACGATACAGTGTTACAGATAAACCTAAAAGAGAGGCCTTCTTAACTCACTTGATCAAGTCCTTAGAAATCCGTCAGAAGCCCTCTGAATACAATTGTGATGTCGACAAACTCTGTCTTCGAATGACAGTTGAAAATTCTCCTGCTGAACTGCTCGTAAACAAGTGGATTTCTTTTGCCTTGGAAAATAGCATTAAAAGGTTATGTCTCAGTTTAAAAACGATTAATCGTGATCATTACTATCTCTGTGGTTTTGCATTTTGCGCTCAtacattagttcatttaattatatcGAATTGTGAGATTACAAATTGTTCCTTTGAGCTTCCTGCTCTTAAGTTACTCTTTCTATTTGTTGTTTGCATTGAGGATGATGATTTTAAGGATCTCATTGCTGGATGCCCACTGATTGAACAGTTACGCATTCAGGACACTAAAAAGTTGCGTACTATTGTAGTTTCAAATCCTAATCTGGAATTTTTCGGAGTGCATCTTCTTTGTTCTGATGGTAAAATACGCGTAGAGTCCCCAAATCTTCATTCGCTTGAATTTATTTCATTCAGCATAGACATGTGTGAAGTAGAGATTGCGTCCACGACAACAGTACGAGAGTTGACGTTGCGAGATGCTTATGACCCAGAAACATTGATACATTTTATAGAAAAGTTCCCTCTACTTGAGAAACTTATCATAGATGGTTACAGTGACTTATGCGAAGTTGAGATTACTTCCAAACCAACAGTGCGGAGTTTGACATTGTGCAATATTAATGATGAAGATTTGACATTGTTTGATTGGGATGGCGATGATTTAAAAATGACATGGATGAATTTTATAGACAATTTCCCTCTACTTGAGAAACTCATCATAGATACTTGCAGTAGGTTGCAAAAACTTCATATTTCTCAACCGAATTTGGTTAGCTTGGTGCTGAAGGATAGCATTGTGAAATGGGAGGCAAGAATAAATTCGCCCAAGTTGAAATCATTTGAGTACAAGGGTGGCCTCACAGATTTTACAGGAATAGAAGATTTACAAGAATTGGAATTCGTTCTGTTATATTTAGATCCCCTTAAGCTTCGTGATTACTACTACAGTTGGTTTAGAGATATTCTGGAGTCGTGTGCTCACTCCAAGCATTTGAGTTTGATCTGCGATATTGAAGAGGTAACCcttttttctcctccttttctGGAACTCTCCAGTCCTCTATATGCTTACGAAGTTCCTTTGTTGTATGCCATACTGCATTTTCTTGATGCCCAACTCTCGTACCCTTGCCAGAGGATcatgtatttataaatattataacgTGACTGCAAATGAAATTATTGATTACACATCAACATAGGTTAGTTGCATATTAGCTTACTTTTCCTTTTTACTTATAAGCTATCTTTGGATGGCCTTTATAAGAAAGCATCGACTGTTTGATGGttttttttgttactttaaTATGGCGGCCTCAAGTCTTTCCCCTTTAATAAAAGCTTCTCACGAGTTGGAATTGTTcaattttgttcaattttatttatcacCAGAAAGCCAGAacgtttttcttttttgttaaaggcctgaattcataaataaaaataggtaTGAAAGCCATAATGCTTGCTTGTAGACAAATTAAAGCATTTGAATTCAATTTGCGTGTTTGTACTCATCTTTAATGTTCCTTTGTTGCATGACAGAACTTTTGCTTGATACACATCTCCAACTTCCTAATTCTTACTAGAGAATACATTGAGATAAACACAAAGAAAGTGCTTGCGAATTATATTGTTACAAAATAGGTTAATTGGATGAAATGTGGCGAAAGTTTTGACTTGGAACACTGAGTTTCATACTAGCTTACTTTGTATTTGGTTTCCAAGACATATGTAAGCTGCTTTTTGGTTATTGTTATTTGTAACTCTGACATGATAGGCATCTTGACATTCACAATTTacaaatgttaatatattgCAAATTAATGTTTGTTTACAATTTTGTCGATCATTTCGGTTTCAACTTGAAATAGACAATTTGAGGAGCATCTCAAGGTAAATAATGGTTTTCACTCTGTTAACTTTTTTCTAGTGAAATTCTTTTCCAGTCACAACCTTCCGAGTACTCTTTTTCAACTTCAACGTCATATAGTCTTGTTGTCCACATCAACTAAATGTTTTCCAAATGGGACTCCAGA
Proteins encoded in this window:
- the LOC101257681 gene encoding F-box/FBD/LRR-repeat protein At1g13570 codes for the protein MPKRRRYYGRKKPPKQQRNSVDRISNLPIEIIREIHFRLPRIDAVKTSILSKKWQSIWASHPRIFLDEIDFGADYSRYSVTDKPKREAFLTHLIKSLEIRQKPSEYNCDVDKLCLRMTVENSPAELLVNKWISFALENSIKRLCLSLKTINRDHYYLCGFAFCAHTLVHLIISNCEITNCSFELPALKLLFLFVVCIEDDDFKDLIAGCPLIEQLRIQDTKKLRTIVVSNPNLEFFGVHLLCSDGKIRVESPNLHSLEFISFSIDMCEVEIASTTTVRELTLRDAYDPETLIHFIEKFPLLEKLIIDGYSDLCEVEITSKPTVRSLTLCNINDEDLTLFDWDGDDLKMTWMNFIDNFPLLEKLIIDTCSRLQKLHISQPNLVSLVLKDSIVKWEARINSPKLKSFEYKGGLTDFTGIEDLQELEFVLLYLDPLKLRDYYYSWFRDILESCAHSKHLSLICDIEEVVLIPVEVTDILPVNDIKNLELEIISRHGTFEEVVDDFTWILPDLKTLSLTLGSTTKFFQFRREEDGELSAEEVHKPKPDKRVSILRNDKLFHIIGNEIGG